The Triticum aestivum cultivar Chinese Spring chromosome 3A, IWGSC CS RefSeq v2.1, whole genome shotgun sequence genome includes a region encoding these proteins:
- the LOC123059416 gene encoding aspartyl protease AED3-like gives MWILGLSTILAVLLFPTFWTAAVSVRSSTLLLARSYSLPSPNAGAPLAAWAVSLARQSAADVARVATLAAAVPAKAKPKGKGRSFVPIAPGRQILSIPNYVARARLGTPPQTLLVAIDPSNDAAWIPCSACVGCAPKSSPSFAPTDSPTYRPVRCGSPQCAQVPGAASCPGGPGASCAFNLAYGSSTFQAVLGQDALALEGGAVVSSYTFGCLRVVTGGSVPPQGLLGFGRGPLSFLSQTKDTYGSVFSYCLPSYKSSNFSGTLRLGPAGQPKRIKTTPLLYNPHRPTLYYVDMVGIRVGGRAVAVPASALASFDPATGTGGTIMDAGTMFTRLSPPVYAAVRDAFRHRARAPVSAPLGGFDTCYNVTGGGVRVPSVTFAFAGGAGAAVTLPEENVMIHSSSGGIACLAMAAGPSTGVNAGLNVLASMQQQNHRVLFDVANGRVGFSRELCTA, from the coding sequence ATGTGGATTCTAGGACTATCCACCATCCTCGCCGTGCTCCTCTTCCCTACGTTTTGGACGGCCGCGGTCTCCGTGCGTAGCTCGACGCTGCTCCTGGCACGCTCATACTCGCTGCCGTCGCCCAATGCCGGCGCGCCCCTCGCCGCTTGGGCAGTCTCCCTTGCCAGGCAGTCCGCCGCCGACGTGGCACGCGTTGCTACGCTCGCCGCTGCCGTGCCCGCCAAAGCCAAACCTAAGGGCAAAGGCCGGTCGTTCGTGCCGATCGCGCCGGGCCGGCAGATCCTCAGCATCCCCAACTACGTGGCCCGCGCGCGGCTCGGCACGCCGCCGCAGACGCTGCTGGTCGCCATCGACCCCAGCAACGACGCCGCCTGGATCCCGTGCAGCGCCTGCGTCGGCTGCGCACCCAAGTCGTCGCCGTCCTTCGCCCCGACGGACTCGCCCACGTACCGGCCCGTGCGGTGCGGCTCGCCGCAGTGCGCGCAGGTGCCGGGTGCCGCGTCCTGCCCCGGCGGCCCTGGCGCGTCGTGCGCGTTCAACCTGGCGTACGGATCGTCCACGTTCCAGGCCGTACTCGGGCAGGATGCCCTCGCCCTCGAGGGCGGGGCCGTCGTGTCGTCGTACACGTTTGGGTGCCTCCGCGTGGTCACCGGCGGGTCCGTGCCGCCGCAGGGGCTCCTTGGCTTTGGGCGTGGGCCGCTGTCCTTCCTGTCGCAGACCAAGGACACGTACGGCTCCGTCTTCTCCTACTGCCTCCCGAGCTACAAGTCCTCCAACTTCTCCGGGACGCTGAGGCTCGGCCCCGCCGGGCAGCCGAAGCGGATCAAGACGACGCCGCTGCTCTACAACCCCCACCGCCCCACCCTGTACTACGTCGACATGGTCGGCATCCGCGTGGGCGGCAGGGCCGTGGCCGTGCCGGCATCGGCACTCGCGTCGTTCGACCCGGCCACAGGCACGGGCGGCACGATCATGGATGCGGGCACCATGTTCACGCGGCTCTCGCCCCCCGTGTACGCCGCGGTGCGCGACGCGTTCCGGCACAGGGCGCGGGCGCCCGTGTCGGCTCCGCTGGGCGGGTTCGACACGTGCTACAACGTGACAGGCGGCGGCGTGCGGGTGCCGAGCGTGACGTTTGCGTTCGCCGGCGGTGCCGGGGCGGCCGTGACGCTGCCTGAGGAGAACGTGATGATCCACAGCTCGTCGGGCGGCATCGCGTGCCTGGCCATGGCGGCGGGCCCGTCGACTGGGGTGAACGCGGGGCTCAACGTGCTGGCCAGCATGCAGCAGCAGAACCACCGCGTGCTCTTCGACGTCGCCAATGGCCGCGTCGGGTTCTCGCGCGAGCTCTGCACGGCCTGA